AGCGCCTTCGCCCTGTTGTAAATCGCACTACATCAACAGCGCGCATTCCGCCCACACGCAACGGCCGCTCAAAAAACAAACACCGCTTCGCAGCGCCGGTGCATAGGGCGGAATGCGCGCCGGAACCGAAGTTGTTTTTCTCAGTGTCATTTATGGCGCATAACATTCCAATCATCTGTATTGGGAAGATTTCGCTATGCAGCAAATAGTACTGCTGCGGCAGTGCTCTACTAACCAGCGCACTCGTCCACTTACAGCAAGTTGAAGCGTTACTTTCGTTTAAGGAAGTATTTATCCAAAAAATCAACTACCAGCTCGAAGTGCTTCAGGGGTTCCGTATGACCGCCGGGGAAAGACCGATGTTCGAAGGGATGGTTGAAGTTGTTCGCGCGTAGGCGGTTGCTCATCTGTTCGGCCATGGCGGTGGACGGGCAGATCTCATCTTCGGTGGCAGACAGGAAGAGCACGGGCCCCTTGATGTTTTCCACTTGGATGGCTGCTTTTTCGACGGAAGCGGTGTCCGTGAGCATGGCTTCAAAGGCTCCCTTCAGGTTGCGCATCAGTAAATGGGGCATGGCCGCTTCGTTGACCGGCACGAACGGCAACTCCTTGCCCTGGTAGGTCCAACAGGAGGTGGAGAAATGCCGGGTGTGGCCGGGGAATACGGCGTTGCTCCCGACGATGCTGACGACGCAATCTATGTCCTCGTAGTAACTGCCCAACAGCAACGCGAGATCGGCGCCCCTCGACCCGCCGATGATGGCGATCTTCCTGCCGTCGATCTGTTTGTTCCTCGTCGCCTCTTTGATCGCGCGATAGACGTCCTCGATGGCGATCTTGTTGAGCAGGCTGGGCGTCCCCTTGGCGCCGAAGTATCCCAGGGCCAGAAAGGCGTATCCCCTGGCCAGGAAAGCATCCCGTGTTTCTTTCCAGCGATCGCTGGTCCAGGCGTTTCCTCCTTCGGAACCTCCCAGCCCGACGATCAGGGGTTGTTTCTTGTTCTTCCCCAGGTAGAGCACGCTTTCAACATTCGGCGTCTCCAGGCTCACCTGGGCCATTGTACTAAGGGAGATCAGCAACCAAGCGCACAGGATCAGGAAACGGATGCCGGATCTCCTCGCGTTTGGGATACTCGTACGGTAGCGGTTCATGGGAAAGGGTCGAATTCGTGCGGATCGCGCGGATGATGCTATTGCCGGGATGTCAGACCGGACGGAGACGGGAGTGGTCCGCTGCTTCACTAAGCTGCGAATTTATCCAATTAAGACACACACAACCGCTACGTAAAAGCAAAGGTTGATTTGCGGCGCCGGTGCGTGGTACCGCAACAGCCGTGCGCATTCCAAACATAAAGACCACTATAGATGATAGACGAATGTTAGCGCCTTCGCCCTGGAGCAAAATGCCCTGCAGCAGTTGGGTGCATTCCATACATAAGCACCACTACAAATGATGGGCGGAATGTTAGCGCCTTCGCAAAGCTGCAAAATGCACTAATGCAACAGCGCGCATTCCGCCCACACGCAACGGCCTCTCAAAAAACAAACACTGATTTGCAGCGCCGGTGCATAAGGCGGATGCGCGCCGGAACGGTGCCTGCATTACTCAGCGCTTCGTGTGGCGCTAAACATTCCGCCTTTCATCTGTAGTGGGAAGATTCTGCCGAGCGGGGTTATTTTTTTCATTGTTGATTTATTTGGCCCGTGTTTTTACTTTTTTTTGTCAATGTTAGTGCTTGCTTAAAAGTCCTTTGAAAGTTTGTCTGTTGTCCGCTACTTGGAAATGGTATCCTTATATTAACTACTCTATAGCCAAGTTTTAATAGTTCGTCATACGCAGAATCATAAACATTTGCTTTGATTAAAATTATATTCGTATTATTGTCTGCTATTTTCTTGACTTTTTCAATTAAACTCGGAACAAAGGTTTCAACGGCAACGCTGTTCAGTAAACTTATGGGTGTGTCGGATAAATCTATCAAATAGTAACCGTCATTCTTGAAATTGTTAAGTATAACAGCCTTCTTTTCGGGAGTTCTTCCACTTGCAATAAACTCATCTTTCATGTTAGGATATAATGCTTCTGTTACACCTAGGAAAAGATAATCTCTTTCTCTAACGTTTTCGTAGTAAAAGAATCGTTCTAAGCTGTCAGGCGGCGCTTCCGCAACTAACAAAGTTTTCACGCTTTCAGGTTTGTATTTTAGCCGAGCGTTGTCAATTTTCTTTTTATCTTCTACTGTCATTTTGTGTTAGTGTCGATTTAGTTAGGCTCGGTCTTATGCTTGCAGCTAACGGCAGTTCGTGCAACAACTCCCCAAAAATTCAGCACCACCCTTCCCGGACGATAACAGGAACAAGCTGCCAGCACGAATATTTTTGGTATTGCCTTGCATTACGGAGCGCCCTATCCGTAAAAATAGAAAAAAGCAGCCTGGTGAGCCACTTTTTCAACTTCGGCAGGCCTAAAATGTTTATAACCCTCCGAAAATTATAAATGAGATAGATTAATCCGAACTCGCCTTCATTTTTCCGGAGGCCTTTGAGTAGTATGTGATCGTAGCCCCATTGTCGCTTGATGGTGCCGAAGATGTGTTCGATGATTTGCTGGCGCAGGAATAGGTCGATGTGTTTTCACGCACCCGGCGGTTGTTGCGCTCTACCGCGCCGGCATGTTGAGACCGTTCGATCAGGCGCCCCATGGGGTTGCGGGTGCACAGGTGTTTGACCGCGCAACTGCCGCAGGCCTTGGTCTTGTAGTGCTTGACTTTGGTTACCGACTCGTCGTACTTCTTATTATACCAATGGCCGGTGGTCTTCAAGATGTGACCCTGCGGACACTTGTACTGGTCCTTCTTCGGGTTGTACCGGAAGCGCTCGCCGTAATACTCCGGTGTCGGCACGGGATGACTGCGGGGTACTTCCTGATAGGCTACGATGGTGTAGATGTCTTCCTGCTCGCAACCCGTAAGCTGCTCGCCGTTGTGGTAGCCCTTGTCTGCCAGTACAGCCACGGCATCCGTATCGCAAATACGCTTGGTTTTCTGCGCCATCGGCAGTAAGGCTTTCCGGTCGTTCTGGTTGGTGACTTCGTATTCAAGGATGAGCTTGTTCCGCTCATCTGCCACCGTCTGTACATTGTAGGCCACTTCGATTACCGACCCGTGCAGGATCATGGTCCGGGCATCGGGATCGGTGGTGGAGATTTGGTCCAGGCCCGTTTCCGCAAGCTGCTTTTCAATGCGCTTGTACTTGCGACGTTGGGCCTTTTGCTTTTTCAGTTTCTCAGCGATCGTGGCTTCTCTGGCCTCATCCAGATCGCCTGCGTTGAGTTCCTCGATGTAAGATTGGATCTTGTTGTCGATGTACTCCAGTTGCCGGTCGATCTTTTTCTGGTTGTAGTTTTTCTTCTTGGAGTTGACCGCCCTGAACTTGCTTGAATCGAGCGCCACCAGCGTTTTCCCGGTCAGGCCCTTTCGGTTGATCTGCCGGACGAAGTGGGTAAACGCATTGCGGAACAGTTTTGGGTTGTCTGACCGAAAGCCGGCAATCGTACGAAAACAGGGCTGCAGGCCTTTCAATAGCCACAGCAGCTCAATGTTCCGCTGGCACTCACGCGCCAGGAGCCGGGAGGTTCGGATCCTGTTCAGGTATCCGTAGACATACAATTTGAACAGATCCGCCGGGTGATACATCGGCCGGCCTTCTTCCACCGGCGCTTTTTCCAAAAAACCCAAATCCTTAAGCGGGAGCGCATCCACAAACAGATCAATTACCCTGACCTCGGCATCTTCCGGGATCAAATCATCGATACACGTCGGGAATAACGTGGCCTGCCTGCGATCAAATCCGGTGAGGTATTTCATGGGAAGCCGATTATCCTCTGAAGATAATCAGCAATCCCCTTAATTGGATTGAATTTCTTTAAACAGGGCGGGAAGGTTTTTGCACAGTCTGACGGTTTGCGCACTGGCGCAGTAGCGGTTTTGAAACACCAAACTTTCGAGTACGCACAATGTAAATTTAATGAAATAATGTTTATATACCCCACTTCCCCTCTATTTCGCCAGTGCGCTGTTATAGGTAGGGCGGTTTTGTTTTGTCCACTCAATTTAGTGTCAGTACTATCTACGGTGGGTTGAGCGGTCGCAGTTTAAATTTTACAGATGGGGAGGATTTTTTATCACGCTATGCATATAAAGGCGGGTGAGAAAAATGGCAAGCTTATTTGAAGCCAAATACTATAATTCCTTAATCTAAAGCTGTGAATGTGCTTGCCATTGTGAGCTCGACAAATTGTTAATAAAACTTTTTCAAAAAGTCTTGCGAAGATTGAAAAAAGATTTTATTTTTGCATACTATAATTAGCGAAAGAAACAATGAATTTACCATATACTCAATGCAGGGCTGAGCAGTTTAAGCAGATAGCTAAATCAATTGGTAAAGCTTCTGCTTTTCGGACCGAAAATGCATTAGTTGGGAAGGGTGATTCTTTGGATTTATTGAAATTAATTCCAGATCAAAGCGTCTCTTTAATTCTAACAGATCCTCCATATCATTCAACAAAGAAAGACAATATTACAAATGACACAGCTTTTGATAATGATGATGCATTCATTGAATGGATGGAGAAGTTTTTTGTCGAGTGGAAAAGGATATTGCGTCCTAACGGAAGCATTTTTGTTTTCTGTTCCACTGCAATGTCAGCAAGGCTTGAAGTTCAAATGGCAAAGAGATTTAACATCCTGTCTCATGTAGTTTGGACTAAGCCTAATGACCCTGGTTTTGATGGATGGAAAGGTAAGATGAAGAAAGAATCTTTGCGTCAATGGTATCCTCATTCCGAAAGAATAATCTTTGCTGAACCTGCTGTCGAGGGGAACTTAAAAAGATCATGGTTTGGGCAATTTTTGAGAATGAAAAGAGCCGAGGCGGGTTTGTCAGGGCATCAATTGACTGAAATGACAGGAGCGTATGGTAAAGTTAATCATGGTGGGGCTGTTTCCAATTGGGAAACGGGAAGAAATATTCCTAGTAAAGAGCAGTACGAGAAAATTTGTGAAGCAATACAATCAACTGGTATAGTTAATCAAATGCCGATTTATGAAGATGTAATAAGACCATTTGAAGTAAATTCCTCCGTTGAATTTACAGATGTTTGGAATTTCAATTCTGTTCGTCCGTATAAAGGGAAACATCCTGCCGAAAAACCGCTTGACATGCTTGAGCATTGTATTTTAAGTACAACATTTGAAAATGACATTGTTCTAGATTGCTTTGCTGGCTCTGGAAGCACTGCAATTGCAGCATTAAATTTGAATAGAAAAACAATTTCTTTTGAAATTGAACCTGAATGGGTCGATGCAATAGTAGATAGAATTGGAAACCATTCTGTAGATGTATTAAATGTGACTACTAAAAAGCATGATATAATGAAACTTACAAAAAGAAAGCAAGAATCTGTGAATTCTCTTTTTGACTAAGGTTAAAATTTATATCCCATTTTCTTGTTAGTTTGAATTATTTCGTCCATCCATTTCAGCGTTTCTATTATTCCTGAATCTTTAGTTACTGTGTTACAATGATGATGTCCCCAGCCCAAATTGTAAGGTCGATGATTAAATTCACCCATTCTTAATTCTTGAATGTGGAATAAGTTTAACTGAGTTACTGTCAAATCAGGAACGTCCCTGCCTTCAGCTTGTTCTAGTCTATTGAAAAAACCATTTGCCGATAATGGCTTAAGACAAAGAGGGCAAATAGTATGACCATGTTCATTTAAAATTCTAACATCTTTTAGAATTTTTTCGTCATCAAGTTTTTGTTCTTTGGCTTTTTCATTGATGGCCTTTTTTCTAATTTCAATATTTTCTTTTGTCATTCCTTGCTGTTCGGAAACTTCATTAGAATCAATACATCGCCAATAGATATATTCCAATTGAATACGGCATTGCGAATTAATATCTGTACTTGCATACTCATATGCTCTAATGCCAGCCCCTTTTAATCCACTTGTGGTAAATCCTCTCAGAATTTTCTGATCGTTTTCTGAAGTTGTAGAAGGAACTCTTGCAACATAGGCGCCTTTTAAAGGAGAAGTTCTAGAAACAGCATATTTAAGCTTCGCTTTGTCTGGATTGTGATTATTCCACTGCTCACGTGTTTCATAAAAAATCAAAGTGTTCCTGCCAAGTTTTAAGCCTTTTTGTGCAAGTTCTTTAGTAATGTTTTTATTATTAAAGTAGTCTTCTGGTTTAATTAGAACTATAAATCCATTTTCATAAACGCCCTTGTTATCAGGCGCTGCTTTCCAAACTTCAAATTGAGAATAAGGAATTAGTACTGTACTATTTCTACCTACTCGATTTTGAAAAATAACATCATCATCAGCGCCTCTGGTCTGCCCAGTTTTATATATTTTTCTGTCTAAAAGTTTTGGAAGTGAAGGAATACGTGATGCCATGTTTATTTATTGATTAAAAGTTTTGAAGGATGGACGTCCAACGCTTTGGCAATTTTTTCGATATTGGTTAAGGTTATATTTTTTTCAGCCCTCTCGATCATTCCAATGTATGTTCTATGAAGGTCTGCTTTAAAAGAAAGCTCCTCTTGAGAAAGGCCTTTTTCTTTTCGAAGCTCTCTCACTTTGTCACC
This genomic stretch from Bacteroidota bacterium harbors:
- a CDS encoding dienelactone hydrolase family protein; protein product: MNRYRTSIPNARRSGIRFLILCAWLLISLSTMAQVSLETPNVESVLYLGKNKKQPLIVGLGGSEGGNAWTSDRWKETRDAFLARGYAFLALGYFGAKGTPSLLNKIAIEDVYRAIKEATRNKQIDGRKIAIIGGSRGADLALLLGSYYEDIDCVVSIVGSNAVFPGHTRHFSTSCWTYQGKELPFVPVNEAAMPHLLMRNLKGAFEAMLTDTASVEKAAIQVENIKGPVLFLSATEDEICPSTAMAEQMSNRLRANNFNHPFEHRSFPGGHTEPLKHFELVVDFLDKYFLKRK
- a CDS encoding IS1182 family transposase — its product is MKYLTGFDRRQATLFPTCIDDLIPEDAEVRVIDLFVDALPLKDLGFLEKAPVEEGRPMYHPADLFKLYVYGYLNRIRTSRLLARECQRNIELLWLLKGLQPCFRTIAGFRSDNPKLFRNAFTHFVRQINRKGLTGKTLVALDSSKFRAVNSKKKNYNQKKIDRQLEYIDNKIQSYIEELNAGDLDEAREATIAEKLKKQKAQRRKYKRIEKQLAETGLDQISTTDPDARTMILHGSVIEVAYNVQTVADERNKLILEYEVTNQNDRKALLPMAQKTKRICDTDAVAVLADKGYHNGEQLTGCEQEDIYTIVAYQEVPRSHPVPTPEYYGERFRYNPKKDQYKCPQGHILKTTGHWYNKKYDESVTKVKHYKTKACGSCAVKHLCTRNPMGRLIERSQHAGAVERNNRRVRENTSTYSCASKSSNTSSAPSSDNGATITYYSKASGKMKASSD
- a CDS encoding site-specific DNA-methyltransferase; the encoded protein is MNLPYTQCRAEQFKQIAKSIGKASAFRTENALVGKGDSLDLLKLIPDQSVSLILTDPPYHSTKKDNITNDTAFDNDDAFIEWMEKFFVEWKRILRPNGSIFVFCSTAMSARLEVQMAKRFNILSHVVWTKPNDPGFDGWKGKMKKESLRQWYPHSERIIFAEPAVEGNLKRSWFGQFLRMKRAEAGLSGHQLTEMTGAYGKVNHGGAVSNWETGRNIPSKEQYEKICEAIQSTGIVNQMPIYEDVIRPFEVNSSVEFTDVWNFNSVRPYKGKHPAEKPLDMLEHCILSTTFENDIVLDCFAGSGSTAIAALNLNRKTISFEIEPEWVDAIVDRIGNHSVDVLNVTTKKHDIMKLTKRKQESVNSLFD
- a CDS encoding BstXI family restriction endonuclease, which codes for MASRIPSLPKLLDRKIYKTGQTRGADDDVIFQNRVGRNSTVLIPYSQFEVWKAAPDNKGVYENGFIVLIKPEDYFNNKNITKELAQKGLKLGRNTLIFYETREQWNNHNPDKAKLKYAVSRTSPLKGAYVARVPSTTSENDQKILRGFTTSGLKGAGIRAYEYASTDINSQCRIQLEYIYWRCIDSNEVSEQQGMTKENIEIRKKAINEKAKEQKLDDEKILKDVRILNEHGHTICPLCLKPLSANGFFNRLEQAEGRDVPDLTVTQLNLFHIQELRMGEFNHRPYNLGWGHHHCNTVTKDSGIIETLKWMDEIIQTNKKMGYKF
- a CDS encoding helix-turn-helix transcriptional regulator, with protein sequence MAKKKILIAFGDKVRELRKEKGLSQEELSFKADLHRTYIGMIERAEKNITLTNIEKIAKALDVHPSKLLINK